Proteins encoded together in one Pseudoalteromonas xiamenensis window:
- a CDS encoding branched-chain amino acid aminotransferase gives MSAFGTVFIPQMIISRFESGQWSAPEMVASDSLTLHPGAHVLHYSSTCFEGLKAFRHDDGSVHIFRMDKNVARMAQSSALLALPQFDQAMLNNMITDIVKQYADDVPNPPGSMYIRPTHIGTEASIGKAAAPSDSSLLYVLLSPVGDYFAGGAKPLRLLLEDSARCASHMGMVKSGGNYASALHPIMKARASVQADQVLFCPGGDVQETGAANFLLIDGNEIITKALDASFLHGITRDSILTLARDRGMKVSERELTVDELLERAAKPGTEAALSGTAAVLTPVGTLIHNGKEHQVGSGQGGETTNALRQALNEIQWGKAEDKHGWLHKVC, from the coding sequence ATGTCAGCGTTTGGTACAGTTTTTATTCCACAGATGATTATCTCCCGTTTTGAGAGCGGTCAATGGAGTGCTCCAGAGATGGTCGCTTCAGACAGTTTGACCCTGCACCCGGGCGCACACGTGCTACATTACTCTAGCACTTGCTTTGAAGGGTTAAAGGCGTTTCGCCACGACGATGGCAGCGTGCATATTTTCCGCATGGACAAAAATGTGGCGCGAATGGCACAAAGCAGTGCTTTGTTGGCTTTGCCTCAATTCGATCAAGCGATGCTGAATAACATGATTACAGACATCGTCAAACAATACGCAGACGACGTGCCAAACCCACCGGGTTCTATGTATATTCGCCCGACACACATCGGTACTGAAGCGTCAATCGGCAAAGCGGCAGCGCCTAGTGATAGCTCTCTACTTTATGTTTTATTATCGCCAGTTGGCGATTACTTCGCTGGTGGCGCTAAGCCGTTGCGATTGCTGCTTGAAGACAGTGCGCGCTGCGCTTCTCACATGGGGATGGTTAAAAGTGGTGGTAACTATGCCAGTGCATTACATCCTATCATGAAAGCTCGTGCTTCAGTGCAAGCCGATCAAGTATTATTCTGCCCAGGCGGCGATGTTCAGGAAACCGGCGCTGCTAACTTCTTGCTTATCGATGGCAATGAAATTATCACCAAAGCATTAGATGCAAGCTTCCTGCACGGCATCACTCGTGACTCTATCCTCACTTTAGCGCGCGATCGTGGTATGAAAGTATCAGAACGTGAATTGACGGTAGACGAATTGCTTGAGCGTGCGGCAAAACCGGGTACGGAAGCGGCGCTCTCTGGTACAGCTGCGGTGCTTACGCCGGTGGGCACCTTGATCCACAATGGCAAAGAGCATCAAGTAGGCTCTGGTCAGGGCGGTGAAACCACCAACGCTCTGCGTCAGGCATTAAATGAAATCCAATGGGGTAAGGCGGAAGATAAGCA
- a CDS encoding transposase, translating to MYHVTSRGNERQTIYRDEDDFARFLAVLMSVCERFNWVIHSYCLMTNHYHLLVETPDANLAKGMRQLNGVYTQQFNRKYQRVGHLFQGRYKSILVDKDSYLLELCRYIVLNPVREKGWLIRQ from the coding sequence TTGTATCATGTCACGTCGCGAGGCAATGAGCGTCAAACTATCTATCGCGATGAAGACGATTTTGCCCGTTTTTTGGCGGTGCTAATGTCGGTCTGTGAGCGGTTTAATTGGGTGATACATTCTTACTGTTTAATGACCAATCACTACCATTTATTGGTTGAAACACCTGATGCGAATCTCGCTAAAGGGATGCGGCAACTGAACGGTGTCTATACCCAGCAGTTTAATCGTAAATACCAACGGGTTGGTCATCTGTTTCAAGGGCGCTATAAAAGCATTTTGGTCGATAAAGACAGCTATTTGCTCGAGTTATGCCGCTATATTGTGCTTAATCCAGTGCGGGAAAAGGGATGGTTGATTCGCCAATAG